From Agrobacterium tumefaciens, a single genomic window includes:
- a CDS encoding methyltransferase domain-containing protein, which translates to MNTDIVDLREFYHSPLGRSAEQAITMALSTLWPPLPDERLVGLGYAVPFLDRFRRDTERTFAFMPAGQGAVNWPAGELSSTALIFDEELPLPDSSIDRVLMVHSLEFAENPRESLKELWRVLAPGGRLVIVVPNRRGVWARMEHTPFGSGRPYSRSQLTALLRETNFTPGATAEALFFPPTTSRPVLKFRRYLEHTGRRLWPLFSGVIIVEAQKRLYQGLPVTQRASRRVFVPVLAPQGVPTTRSGLDTRNRR; encoded by the coding sequence ATGAATACCGATATTGTCGATCTGCGCGAATTCTATCACTCTCCGCTTGGCCGGTCGGCGGAGCAGGCGATCACCATGGCGCTATCGACGCTCTGGCCACCCTTGCCGGATGAGCGACTGGTAGGGCTCGGCTACGCGGTGCCATTTCTCGACCGTTTTCGCCGTGACACGGAGCGTACCTTTGCCTTCATGCCCGCAGGGCAGGGGGCGGTGAATTGGCCGGCCGGAGAGCTTTCTTCAACGGCGCTGATTTTCGACGAGGAGCTTCCGCTGCCCGATTCGTCGATCGATCGCGTGTTGATGGTCCATTCGCTTGAGTTTGCCGAAAACCCGCGCGAAAGCCTCAAGGAGCTCTGGCGCGTGCTGGCGCCTGGTGGGCGTCTGGTTATCGTTGTGCCGAATCGGCGAGGTGTCTGGGCGCGGATGGAGCACACGCCTTTCGGGTCTGGCCGCCCTTATTCACGCAGCCAGTTGACCGCGCTCTTGCGTGAAACCAATTTTACGCCGGGTGCGACAGCGGAGGCGTTGTTCTTTCCGCCAACGACAAGCCGACCTGTTCTGAAATTCAGGCGTTATCTAGAGCACACGGGGCGCAGGCTCTGGCCGTTGTTTTCTGGTGTCATCATAGTCGAAGCCCAGAAGCGGCTTTATCAGGGGCTGCCTGTTACACAGCGGGCATCACGTCGGGTTTTTGTGCCCGTTCTCGCGCCGCAAGGGGTTCCGACCACGAGATCCGGTCTCGATACGCGAAACCGGCGCTGA
- a CDS encoding cupin, with protein MSTAELSAEAIIRELGLEPHPEGGFYHQTFRDKAGGERGHSTAIYYLLEKGQRSHWHRVTDAAEVWHYYAGAPISLHLSQEGREVQTFTLGPAILAGERPQVIVPANCWQSAESLGVFTLVGCTVSPGFAFSSFVMAEPGWTPGDAL; from the coding sequence ATGAGCACGGCAGAGCTTTCGGCCGAAGCGATTATCCGCGAGCTTGGACTGGAACCACACCCCGAGGGAGGGTTCTACCACCAGACCTTCCGCGACAAGGCGGGTGGAGAGCGCGGCCATTCGACAGCGATCTATTATCTTCTTGAGAAGGGGCAACGGTCGCACTGGCACCGCGTGACTGATGCTGCGGAAGTCTGGCACTATTACGCCGGTGCACCGATTTCCCTGCACCTCTCGCAAGAGGGCAGGGAAGTACAGACCTTCACACTTGGCCCGGCAATATTGGCGGGAGAGCGACCGCAGGTGATAGTTCCGGCGAATTGCTGGCAATCCGCCGAAAGCCTTGGAGTTTTCACTCTCGTCGGCTGCACCGTATCGCCAGGCTTTGCTTTTTCGAGTTTCGTTATGGCAGAGCCCGGCTGGACGCCGGGCGATGCGCTCTAG
- the cobT gene encoding cobaltochelatase subunit CobT gives MAGRGDNSRAKPGTAIDTEPLRQAIAGCVRSVAGDSEVEVVFANERPGLAGERMRLPEISKKPTAQEIAITRGLGDSMALRLACHDSDVHATMSPQGTDARLIFDAVEQARVESIGALRMPGMASNIRAMNTEKYAKANFSDISTQNDAPIAEAVAMLVREKLTGEKPPASAGKVLDLWRDFIEDKAAGDLDDLSNVISDQKAFSKLVRKMLTSMQMAEDFGDDDNEPESQEADSDEDQPRTNETEEEQVEEEAGSDATPADENEASQEEMEEGEMDGAEMSDEEMSDDLDEDSETPGETRRPNSPFDDFNEKVDYRIFTQEFDEEIHAEELCDEAELDRLRAFLDKQLAHLQGAVGRLANRLQRRLMAQQNRSWDFDLEEGYLDPARLVRLIIDPMQPLSFKKERDTKFRDTVVSLVIDNSGSMRGRPITVAATCADILARTLERSGVKVEILGFTTKAWKGGQSREQWLANSKPASPGRLNDLRHIIYKSADAPWRRARRNLGLMMREGLLKENIDGEALMWAHNRLIGRPEQRKIMMMISDGAPVDDSTLSVNPGNYLERHLRAVIEQIETRSPVELLAIGIGHDVTRYYRRAVTIVDADELAGAMTEQLAALFEDTNSSAAPRRVRRAG, from the coding sequence ATGGCAGGGCGCGGCGACAATTCCAGAGCGAAACCGGGTACGGCGATCGATACGGAGCCGCTACGCCAGGCGATTGCCGGCTGCGTAAGATCGGTTGCAGGAGATTCCGAGGTCGAGGTTGTATTTGCAAACGAGCGACCCGGTCTTGCTGGCGAGCGTATGCGTTTGCCGGAAATTTCCAAGAAGCCGACCGCGCAGGAAATCGCCATCACGCGTGGACTTGGCGATTCCATGGCGCTACGCCTTGCCTGCCATGACAGCGATGTGCATGCGACCATGTCTCCGCAGGGAACCGATGCCCGGCTGATCTTCGATGCAGTGGAGCAGGCGCGCGTTGAATCAATCGGTGCTTTGCGCATGCCCGGCATGGCTTCCAACATTCGCGCCATGAACACCGAGAAATATGCCAAGGCGAATTTTTCGGACATCAGCACACAGAACGATGCGCCAATTGCCGAGGCGGTGGCGATGCTCGTGCGCGAAAAGCTGACCGGCGAAAAGCCGCCTGCAAGCGCGGGCAAGGTTCTCGACCTTTGGCGGGACTTCATTGAGGACAAGGCCGCCGGCGATCTCGACGATCTGTCCAATGTCATCAGCGACCAGAAGGCGTTCTCGAAGCTGGTTCGCAAAATGCTGACGTCCATGCAGATGGCAGAGGATTTCGGCGACGACGACAACGAGCCGGAAAGCCAGGAGGCCGATTCAGACGAGGATCAGCCGCGGACCAACGAGACCGAAGAAGAACAGGTCGAGGAGGAAGCCGGTTCCGACGCGACGCCCGCTGATGAGAACGAAGCCTCGCAAGAGGAAATGGAAGAAGGCGAGATGGACGGTGCCGAGATGTCGGACGAGGAAATGTCCGACGATCTCGACGAGGATTCCGAGACACCAGGTGAAACACGCCGACCCAACAGCCCGTTTGACGATTTCAACGAGAAGGTCGACTACCGCATCTTCACGCAGGAGTTTGACGAGGAAATTCATGCCGAGGAACTTTGCGATGAGGCGGAACTCGACCGTCTGCGCGCCTTCCTCGACAAGCAGCTTGCCCATCTTCAGGGCGCTGTCGGACGTCTCGCGAACCGTCTCCAGCGCCGCCTGATGGCGCAGCAGAATCGCTCTTGGGATTTCGATCTGGAAGAGGGCTATCTCGATCCGGCGCGTCTCGTGCGTCTCATCATCGATCCGATGCAGCCGCTGTCCTTCAAGAAGGAACGCGACACCAAGTTCCGCGACACGGTCGTGTCGCTCGTCATCGACAATTCCGGTTCGATGCGTGGCCGTCCGATCACCGTTGCCGCGACGTGCGCCGATATTCTGGCGCGTACACTGGAGCGCTCGGGCGTCAAGGTGGAAATTCTCGGCTTCACCACCAAGGCATGGAAGGGTGGCCAATCGCGCGAGCAGTGGCTGGCCAACAGCAAGCCTGCTTCGCCGGGGCGCCTCAACGATTTGCGCCACATCATCTACAAGTCCGCAGATGCGCCATGGCGCCGCGCTCGTCGCAATCTTGGCCTGATGATGCGCGAGGGCCTGCTGAAAGAAAACATCGATGGTGAAGCGCTGATGTGGGCGCACAACCGCCTGATTGGCCGTCCTGAGCAGCGCAAGATCATGATGATGATTTCGGACGGTGCGCCAGTCGACGACTCCACGCTCTCGGTCAATCCGGGCAACTACCTTGAACGGCACCTGCGGGCTGTGATCGAGCAGATCGAAACACGGTCGCCTGTCGAACTGCTCGCTATTGGTATCGGCCATGACGTGACCCGTTATTATCGCCGCGCTGTTACCATCGTGGATGCGGATGAACTGGCCGGTGCGATGACCGAACAGCTTGCCGCGCTCTTTGAGGACACCAATTCGTCCGCCGCGCCGCGCCGGGTTCGCCGTGCAGGATAA
- the gloB gene encoding hydroxyacylglutathione hydrolase — protein MKPLEIDVFLCRSDNFGVLLHDPETGATAAIDAPEEGPILRALEGHGWKLTHIFTTHHHQDHVEANLALKERYHCEIHGPYDEAVAIPGLDRSQADGDEFEFAGRRVQVIATPGHTAGHICYHLPDDGLLFAADTLFAMGCGRLFERPATDMWHSFQKLMALPDDTRVYFGHEYTLSNARFALTIDPDNVELQTRAAHVDVLRRENEFTIPTTIGLEKQTNPYMRVADGKIRAHLGLADATDAEVFAEIRTRKDNFQ, from the coding sequence ATGAAACCTTTGGAAATAGACGTCTTTCTTTGCCGCAGCGACAATTTTGGGGTTCTGCTGCACGATCCCGAGACCGGCGCAACTGCCGCCATCGATGCCCCGGAAGAAGGCCCTATCCTCCGGGCGCTTGAAGGACACGGCTGGAAACTGACCCACATCTTTACCACGCATCATCACCAGGACCATGTCGAAGCCAATCTGGCGCTGAAGGAGCGCTACCATTGCGAAATTCACGGCCCCTACGATGAAGCTGTGGCGATTCCCGGCCTCGATCGTTCGCAGGCGGATGGCGACGAGTTCGAATTTGCAGGCCGCCGCGTTCAGGTCATTGCCACGCCCGGTCATACCGCGGGTCATATCTGTTATCACCTGCCTGACGACGGGCTACTGTTTGCTGCAGACACGCTGTTTGCCATGGGCTGCGGCCGCCTGTTCGAACGTCCGGCTACCGATATGTGGCACTCCTTCCAGAAGCTCATGGCCCTGCCTGACGACACCAGGGTTTATTTCGGCCACGAATACACTCTGTCGAATGCCCGGTTCGCGCTGACAATTGATCCGGACAATGTGGAATTGCAGACGCGTGCTGCGCATGTTGACGTCCTGCGCAGGGAAAACGAGTTCACCATCCCGACCACCATTGGCCTGGAAAAACAGACCAACCCCTACATGCGGGTAGCAGACGGAAAGATTCGTGCGCATCTTGGCCTTGCGGATGCAACGGACGCAGAGGTCTTCGCAGAAATTCGTACCCGCAAGGATAATTTCCAATGA
- a CDS encoding DnaJ domain-containing protein — protein MKLDSKYFDRIRTRRKREKEPEVQAPTCQWDGCDKPGVHRAPVGRNAEGQFFLFCFEHVKDYNKGYNYFSGLSDGEIARYQKEAVTGHRPTWTVGVNKTARDSPLHSTLRSGAAGANARIRDPFGFTNGFAQGGRAGSQRIQQARKLKTLEAKAFDTLDLSAGATQEEIKRRYKELVKKHHPDANGGDRGSEERFRAVVQAYQLLKQSGFC, from the coding sequence ATGAAACTGGATTCGAAATATTTTGACCGCATCCGCACGCGTCGGAAAAGGGAAAAGGAGCCTGAGGTTCAGGCGCCAACCTGCCAGTGGGATGGATGCGACAAGCCGGGCGTTCACCGGGCACCTGTCGGCCGCAATGCCGAGGGGCAATTCTTCCTGTTCTGTTTCGAGCATGTGAAGGACTATAACAAGGGCTACAACTACTTCTCCGGCCTGTCCGATGGCGAGATTGCCCGATACCAGAAAGAAGCTGTGACCGGTCACCGCCCGACATGGACGGTTGGCGTCAACAAGACCGCGCGCGACAGTCCGCTGCATTCTACCCTACGGTCCGGCGCAGCAGGTGCCAACGCCCGTATCCGCGATCCTTTCGGCTTCACCAATGGTTTTGCGCAAGGGGGAAGGGCGGGTAGCCAACGTATTCAGCAAGCCCGCAAGCTCAAGACGCTGGAAGCCAAAGCCTTCGATACGCTCGATCTTTCTGCAGGTGCAACACAGGAAGAGATAAAAAGGCGCTACAAGGAGCTTGTCAAAAAGCACCATCCAGATGCTAATGGTGGCGATCGTGGTTCGGAAGAACGTTTTCGGGCTGTTGTTCAAGCATATCAATTGTTAAAGCAGTCAGGTTTCTGCTAA
- the cobS gene encoding cobaltochelatase subunit CobS, which yields MSKIDLDISNLPDTTVSVREVFGIDTDLRVPAYSQGDAYVPDLDPDYLFDRDTTLAILAGFAHNRRVMVSGFHGTGKSTHIEQVAARLNWPCVRVNLDSHVSRIDLVGKDAIVLKDGKQVTEFKDGILPWAYQHNVALVFDEYDAGRPDVMFVIQRVLESSGRLTLLDQSRVIRPHPAFRLFATANTVGLGDTTGLYHGTQQINQAQMDRWSIVTTLNYLPHEQEVNIIAAKVKSFNNPKGRETVSKMVRVADLTRSAFINGDLSTVMSPRTVITWAENAEIFGDIAFAFRVTFLNKCDELERTLVAEQYQRAFGVELKESAANIVLSA from the coding sequence ATGAGCAAAATCGACCTTGATATTTCTAACCTGCCCGACACAACCGTGTCCGTGCGGGAGGTTTTCGGCATTGATACGGATCTGCGGGTTCCTGCCTATTCGCAGGGCGACGCCTATGTTCCCGACCTCGATCCAGACTATCTTTTCGACCGCGATACAACGCTTGCTATTCTTGCCGGTTTTGCTCACAACCGACGTGTCATGGTGTCCGGCTTCCACGGAACCGGTAAATCTACCCATATCGAACAGGTCGCAGCGCGCCTCAACTGGCCTTGCGTTCGCGTCAACCTCGACAGCCATGTCAGCCGTATCGATCTCGTCGGCAAGGACGCTATCGTCCTGAAAGACGGCAAGCAGGTCACCGAATTCAAGGATGGCATTCTGCCATGGGCGTACCAGCACAATGTCGCGCTGGTCTTCGACGAATACGATGCCGGCCGCCCGGACGTGATGTTCGTTATTCAGCGCGTACTGGAATCCTCCGGTCGTCTGACGCTGCTTGACCAGAGCCGAGTTATCCGTCCTCATCCAGCCTTCCGCCTGTTTGCGACCGCAAACACCGTCGGCCTCGGAGATACCACCGGCCTCTACCACGGCACGCAGCAGATCAACCAGGCGCAGATGGACCGTTGGTCCATCGTGACGACGCTCAACTACCTGCCGCATGAGCAGGAAGTGAACATCATCGCTGCCAAGGTGAAGAGCTTCAACAACCCGAAGGGGCGTGAAACCGTTTCCAAAATGGTGCGGGTGGCTGACCTGACCCGTTCGGCCTTCATCAACGGCGACCTTTCGACCGTCATGAGCCCTCGTACGGTCATCACCTGGGCAGAAAACGCGGAAATCTTCGGCGATATCGCCTTCGCTTTCCGCGTGACCTTCCTCAACAAGTGCGACGAACTCGAGCGCACGCTGGTTGCGGAACAGTATCAGCGCGCATTCGGCGTTGAACTGAAGGAAAGCGCTGCGAACATCGTTTTGAGCGCCTGA
- a CDS encoding queuosine precursor transporter: MPYLRYTVVYVLLMTLVVVASNILVQYPLSGSLFGVNLGDLLTWGAFTYPIAFLVTDLTNRQFGPSIARRVVLAGFVVGVTLSFWTSIPRIAVASGTAYLIGQLLDISVFNRLRRQRWWHAPLAGSMLGSVLDTALFFSIAFAASFSFVGPNDAFAIESAPILGIFAQEAPRWISWALGDLSVKVLVGLVMLLPYGALMNTLKPMPPAKAL, translated from the coding sequence ATGCCTTACCTACGCTACACGGTTGTTTACGTACTTCTGATGACGCTTGTCGTCGTCGCATCCAATATTCTCGTACAGTACCCGTTGTCCGGATCGCTCTTTGGGGTCAACCTCGGAGACCTGCTGACCTGGGGTGCCTTCACCTACCCAATCGCTTTTCTTGTGACCGATCTGACGAACAGGCAGTTCGGCCCGTCGATTGCACGACGCGTGGTACTTGCCGGCTTCGTCGTCGGTGTGACGCTTTCCTTCTGGACCTCGATTCCGCGTATCGCTGTCGCCTCAGGCACGGCCTATCTGATCGGCCAGCTGCTCGATATCTCTGTCTTCAATCGCCTGCGCCGTCAGCGCTGGTGGCATGCACCGCTGGCCGGTTCGATGCTCGGTTCGGTGCTGGACACCGCATTGTTCTTCTCCATCGCCTTTGCGGCGAGTTTCTCCTTCGTTGGCCCGAACGATGCCTTCGCGATCGAGAGCGCTCCCATCCTCGGCATTTTCGCACAGGAAGCACCACGCTGGATCTCCTGGGCGCTTGGCGATCTTTCTGTGAAGGTTCTTGTTGGTCTCGTGATGCTGCTGCCCTATGGCGCGCTGATGAACACATTGAAGCCAATGCCACCGGCAAAAGCACTCTGA
- the rpmB gene encoding 50S ribosomal protein L28 gives MSRVCELTGKGVQTGNNVSHANNKTKRRFLPNLCQVTLISDVLSQRFRLRVSAAALRSVEHRGGLDAFLLKSDENELSMRARLLRRQIAKKTAEAA, from the coding sequence ATGTCCCGTGTATGCGAATTGACCGGCAAGGGCGTCCAGACGGGCAACAACGTCAGCCACGCCAACAACAAGACCAAGCGCCGGTTCCTTCCGAACCTCTGCCAAGTCACGTTGATCTCCGATGTTCTTAGCCAGCGTTTCCGCCTGCGTGTTTCCGCAGCGGCTCTCCGCTCGGTCGAACACCGTGGCGGCCTCGATGCCTTCCTTCTGAAGTCCGACGAAAACGAACTGTCGATGCGCGCTCGTCTGCTGCGTCGCCAGATCGCAAAGAAGACGGCTGAAGCTGCTTAA
- a CDS encoding DUF3108 domain-containing protein, with translation MFARGQRFFLAAAMAFAGVGPSFAAEARHTSEYSINLGILPIARASFSTRMDGPNYSISGSFSAAGLASVLKDISGKTTVSGAKRGNRLQANAYSLVYKDGKRVRTYDVVYRNGNVTSTTVKPEPKARPDNWVEVKDRDLRSVLDPISGLIIPAGGRICPTRLPIYDGESRLDLVLSSSGTKPFKTQGFSGDAVVCKARYVPRSGYRQGRKDIEYLKSISMEIWFAKSDAMDVYAPVYAVIPTRVGQVYITATKYGG, from the coding sequence ATGTTTGCCAGAGGACAAAGGTTTTTCTTGGCTGCCGCGATGGCTTTTGCGGGTGTAGGCCCGTCTTTCGCTGCTGAAGCACGCCATACGAGTGAATACAGCATCAATCTGGGTATCCTGCCCATAGCGCGAGCCAGTTTTTCGACTCGCATGGACGGCCCCAATTATTCGATTTCCGGCTCCTTCAGTGCTGCCGGGCTGGCAAGCGTCCTCAAGGACATTTCCGGCAAGACGACTGTCTCGGGTGCCAAACGTGGAAACCGGCTGCAGGCTAACGCCTATTCGCTGGTCTACAAGGATGGCAAGCGCGTCCGAACCTATGATGTTGTCTATCGCAACGGCAATGTGACCTCGACGACCGTCAAGCCGGAGCCAAAAGCCAGGCCAGACAACTGGGTCGAGGTGAAGGATCGCGACCTGCGATCTGTACTCGACCCTATCTCGGGTCTCATCATCCCCGCGGGTGGAAGAATTTGCCCGACTCGCCTGCCGATCTATGACGGTGAGTCGCGCCTGGATCTGGTCCTGAGTTCGAGTGGCACCAAGCCCTTCAAGACGCAGGGCTTCAGCGGCGACGCAGTCGTCTGCAAGGCGCGCTACGTGCCGCGTTCCGGATACCGGCAGGGGCGGAAGGACATCGAGTATCTGAAATCGATCTCGATGGAGATCTGGTTTGCCAAATCCGACGCAATGGATGTGTACGCACCGGTCTATGCGGTCATCCCGACTCGCGTTGGCCAGGTCTACATCACTGCGACGAAATACGGCGGCTGA